Below is a genomic region from Asterias amurensis chromosome 4, ASM3211899v1.
aaaaaaaaaaaaatcatccacCGTTAaaggaaaaatgaaaaatgctTTTAAATACCTGGATGGATCCATTGTTTGCAATAAGCAAGTTCTTCATATCATCACTCCATAATCCCATCTCAGTCAGATCCTTCAGAAGATGTTGGTTAACAATCTGCAAATCAAACATTGCAAGTACATTACATTAAAAGTACCAAAATGCTTATCACTttgtatataatataatattagcCTACACTTGCCCGACacgccggttataaacagctccagctggtcattatcaaccatttaaacaacCCCACATGTCGCGCTCTCCACCGATAGGAGAATACTGATTTTTTATGAATACTGATTAAATGACACTCGCAGTAAAAATATTTAATCATGGTTTCTGTAATGTACAACATGGTAATTGGTACAATAAGAAGCAGTTAACGACAAAATGCACATACAAAATTAAACCCCCAAGATAAAAGGCCAATTGACTTAGAATTACGCAAAAGTACAATTTTATCCCGGTGATGTCCCTAGTTCAGATTACATTCTAGCAGAACTATTAATTCCTCTAAAATCATACCTGGAACTCTCCCGAGAGTACTCTTCTTGTGTAGAAGTTACTTGTGTATGGCTCGATGGACTCATTGTTTCCAAGGATCTGAGCTGTAGATGCTGTTGGCATCGGGGCCAGCAAGAGACTGTTTCTAATTCCGTACTTGGCAATGTCAGCCTTCAATGCGTCCCAGTCATGGAGCTTAGTTGGGGTTACGTTCCACATGTCGTACTGTAAAATCTGAAATGGAAAATGAATAGATAAATTACCACTCTGCAGTGAGACTGCAGGAAATGCAATTACATTtgtacaaggttgtgggttcaaatctccAAAACCCTGTCGGTTTTAAAaagcagtttaagaactcgtcgctacccttttattcccttactgTTGGCTAGTTACTGCATGGTATGTGCAATAatataatcatagatgttaaccCAATGCTTGTATGAGAGAGATCGGCTGCTGctagcttggcgtttatatcccctttgccaagttcccttcgGAGccgccaacatttgcatctcgcaatcagggagattttgatatttatttatttaattatttattattattataacaaccAGGGAGATATTTGAAACTACAATAAACAATACATGGACAAAGTTTCCAAAATCTGGgagattgtcaaatttgttcatcaagaCAAGGAAAGAtcgatttatttaaaaaatctttctgcagaatcagggagagtttgcAGCTCTTtcgcttttttgaaaaatccgtaATTGAACAAAAAGCGAATGTTAACAAAGAGTGGGTAAATGTAAGTCGACACTTTACTATTTTCTATGAATTATTATATAGTTTCAATGCAAATGTTGATATTACAGttcgataaaaaaaattatgatatgAACGGCAGGAATGTTTGAAAGACTTTACCCCTTTGCTTGATGGTGATCCTTCGTACGTCTCGTACGGACCAAGCTCCTTGGCGAGCTCACAGCTTGCCTTCAACGAGGCGTAGTATATTGTCTCAAAGATCTGAATGTTCAACTCTTGCGCCTCTTTGCTCTCAAACGGAAAGCGCATCTTGATGAAGGCGTCTGCAAGACCCTGCACTCCGATACCGATGGGTCGATGACGGAAATTACTCTTCTTCGCCTggaaagtaataaaaaaatgaataattaaaaacttaattgtgATTTTATAAGTTTAAACGCTCAATCCAACAGCTTCAACTTTAGCGCCGATCAACTAGCTGAAAAATTTACCATGGTCGTCTGTGAGATTGTTTTTTAAACTctaaaatttttaaattaatttacctttcaaaaagcAAAGGATGCACTGTCCCTTTATAAACATAACAAATTTGGGCGAGTATGACTTGAGGTGAACTTACTTCTGGAACTGGATAATAGTTGATATCGATGATCTTATTCAGATTCCTTGTGACAACTTCAGTCACTTCAGCAAGCTTCTTGAAGTCAAAGGTGTGATCACGACGTACATACATGGGTAGGGCTATCGAGGCCAAATTGCACACAGCAACCTGTCAAAAGTAAAATTGAAGAATTACATTTTTTGTCATACATCTTGGTATGGTTTCCTAATTACATTATGGCAAGTTGTAGTATTTGAGGAATCAAGGAAAAGGCACCATACTATTTCCCCTTACAATCCCAATGATGATCCAACAAAATACACAAGTTTGATAGTGACTGCGCACGATTAGCGTCcccaggtcgaccccggtgtgctcatCTTATTGAACAATCACTCAACCTCGCGTTGTggcgtcatgcacctcgggacagccccaagtgaccagggtgagcccctggaatgacgtcaaagctattcgaacgtaccgggggcagaccggggttgacccagggaagctaatcgaacgcaccgatagtaaacaaaatttaaaccaTTTAAGTTTCAATCATACCTCATCAGGGCTTGAATACTCGATAATCTCAGTGCAGAGGTTACTGCACTTTATCGTTCCCAAGTTCTGTTGGTTACTCTTGCTGTTACATGCATCTTTGTACAGCATGTACGGGGTACCAGTTTCTGTTTGTGCTTGTATGATCGCTTGCCAGAGGTACTGAGCTTTGATCTTTTTGCGGTACTTTCCTTCACTCTCGTACctggagggaggggggggggggacagaacAAGAACATGGATTAGCGAACATCACTAGTTTGTGTCAAAGTAGAAATCAAAATTACTTGAATGTTTTCccgaaataatttttttttttcttctaggcAGTGTTGCTTCATTATACGATGTGGGGCAAGATTTTGAACAACAGCTTTTAGATGGGCAAACCTTGTGTGTGGCTATTTGCTGCCCCTTATGAAACTACACAGAAGCTTGCCCTGAATCATACCATATAGCAACTGTCTTTACACAAAATTAAAGCGGTAATTTGAAGAGCTGCCACCTCTCCCCGATTCTGCAGAATCCTGAAAAACTTTTCCCCTATTTCTATTGAATGTAATTTCTAAATTTCTCTCTGATtgatgtacaaaatctcccGATTTCAAAATGCAAATAATGGCAGCTCTGCATTATGACAAAGCAAGTTATGGTAGCCGACTACTCAAATCTAACTTACAAATGGCTCAAAACCAAAGACACACTTACTTTTCATACAGTTCTTCAAATTCTTTGCCCCAGCAATCGGCCATCCCCGGGCACTCATTTGGGCACATCAGGCACCAGTCTCCATTCTGCTCAACTCGTCGCATAAACAGGTCTGGTATCCAGAGTCCAAAGAAAAGATCGCGCGCGCGGTTCTCCTCTTTGCCGTGGTTTTTCTTGCAGTCTAGGAAGTCAAAGATATCTGCGTGCCATGGCTCAAGGTAGATAGCGAAAGCACCAGGTCGCTGTAAATAACAAACAGAGACCAAATTAGgttttatttctttaattaAACCTTAACGATTACGAGGGACAACACtatggctcaatttcatggagctgcttgaACAGCTAAGCAAAAATACTAAATGATACCGGTCAAAACAGGTTATACATGTAAAATGCTACTGGTAACCATAATTTGGTAACCATAACCAAGTTGGGCTTAGCGCCTTTTTGCTCAGGCAGCGCTACGAAATTGGGCTTAGGTCATTTCTACATTGTCCATGAAATGACTTGCACAATATTGGCAGTTCTGGGAATTTCTtgaggaaaaacaaacaaagaacctTATCATAACCTGACATGCATATCATTAACCTTTAACCTTCTACTGACCTTGTTTCCTCCCTGGTCCACATAGCGTGCTGTGTTATTGTACACTCTTAGCATGGGTAGAAGACCGTTTGAGTTTCCGTTGGTCTGGTGATGAAACAAGAAATAGATTCAATTACAACAAGTTACAACTCTCCTAGTGACAGTGTTATTTAGTTTCgtaactggccagcaggaccagttagcttccCACTTCACCCATCCTTCTGGTTTGTCACTGGTCCATATTTCATATTAACGAGGGATGCTTTCCAACACCAAAGTAGCTACCCGGACCACTTGGAGAGAACTTCGACAGAACCTCAGGTGTTTTAACTGACATTTTGCCAATTGACCACTGTTATACATTTAGATGAGCTTTTAGAAACACGTTTCCTCGACACAAGAGAAGCAGATACAAGAGGACTTTTTTCTGCATGGAGAAAATAACTCCTTTTTTTATCACGAGGCAGACACAagaaaagtttgaaatttcttATCCCTGTGTTTCaggattttgtttaaagcttACCCCTGCGATGTAGCT
It encodes:
- the LOC139936018 gene encoding ribonucleoside-diphosphate reductase large subunit-like, translated to MFVIKRDGRKEKVIFCKITSRISKLCYGLNTEFLDVEAITTKVIGGVYPGVTTVELDTLAAETAATMTTKHPDYAVLAARIAVSNLHKETKKCFSDVMSDLYNYVNPKNGKHSPLISKWTFDIIMEHKARLNSAIIYDRDYEYQFFGFKTLERSYLLKLDGKVAERPQHMLMRVAVGIHENDIDAAIVTYNLLSEKWFTHASPTLFNAGTCRPQLSSCFLLTMHDDSIEGIYDTLKQCALISKTAGGIGLNVHCIRATGSYIAGTNGNSNGLLPMLRVYNNTARYVDQGGNKRPGAFAIYLEPWHADIFDFLDCKKNHGKEENRARDLFFGLWIPDLFMRRVEQNGDWCLMCPNECPGMADCWGKEFEELYEKYESEGKYRKKIKAQYLWQAIIQAQTETGTPYMLYKDACNSKSNQQNLGTIKCSNLCTEIIEYSSPDEVAVCNLASIALPMYVRRDHTFDFKKLAEVTEVVTRNLNKIIDINYYPVPEAKKSNFRHRPIGIGVQGLADAFIKMRFPFESKEAQELNIQIFETIYYASLKASCELAKELGPYETYEGSPSSKGILQYDMWNVTPTKLHDWDALKADIAKYGIRNSLLLAPMPTASTAQILGNNESIEPYTSNFYTRRVLSGEFQIVNQHLLKDLTEMGLWSDDMKNLLIANNGSIQNIDEIPDEIKPLYKTVWEISQKTVLKMAADRGAFIDQSQSLNVHIAAPNFSKLTSMHFYAWKQGLKTGMYYLRTRPAANPIQFTLDKAKAIASKKASISDKEVTKDDEVVIKVDDEEAIRKLNEAAMLCSIENPGECVMCSG